A single genomic interval of Nycticebus coucang isolate mNycCou1 chromosome 21, mNycCou1.pri, whole genome shotgun sequence harbors:
- the PLAGL2 gene encoding zinc finger protein PLAGL2 isoform X2: MATHSAQKPHQCMYCDKMFHRKDHLRNHLQTHDPNKEALHCSECGKNYNTKLGYRRHLAMHAASSGDLSCKVCLQTFESTQALLEHLKAHSRRVAGGVKEKKHPCDHCDRRFYTRKDVRRHLVVHTGRKDFLCQYCAQRFGRKDHLTRHVKKSHSQELLKIKTEPVDMLGLLSCSSTVSVKEELSPVLCMASRDVMGAKAFPGMLPMGMYGAHIPTVPSAGMPHSLVHNTLPMGMSYPLESSPISSPAQLPPKYQLGSTSYLPDKLPKVEVDSFLAELPGSLSLSSAEPQPASPQPAAAAALLDEALLTKSPANLSEALCAANVDFSHLLGFLPLNLPPCNPPGATGGLVMGYSQAEAQPLLTTLQAQPQDSPGAGGPLNFGPLHSLPPVFTSGLSSTTLPRFHQAFQ, encoded by the coding sequence ATGGCCACCCACTCAGCCCAGAAACCCCACCAGTGCATGTACTGTGATAAGATGTTTCACCGCAAGGACCATCTGCGGAACCACCTGCAGACTCATGACCCTAACAAAGAAGCCCTCCATTGCTCTGAGTGTGGTAAGAATTACAATACGAAGCTGGGCTACCGGCGCCACCTGGCCATGCATGCTGCCAGCAGTGGTGACCTCAGCTGCAAGGTGTGCTTGCAGACTTTTGAGAGTACCCAGGCCCTGCTAGAGCACCTAAAGGCCCACTCACGCCGAGTAGCAGGTGGTGTCAAGGAGAAGAAGCACCCCTGTGACCACTGTGACCGCCGGTTTTATACTCGTAAGGATGTGCGGCGGCACCTAGTGGTACACACAGGCCGTAAGGACTTCCTATGCCAGTACTGTGCCCAGCGGTTTGGCCGCAAGGACCACCTGACACGTCATGTTAAGAAGAGCCACTCGCAGGAGCTGCTCAAGATCAAGACAGAGCCAGTGGACATGTTAGGCCTACTCAGCTGCAGCTCCACAGTTAGCGTGAAGGAAGAGCTGAGTCCTGTGCTATGCATGGCCTCTCGGGACGTGATGGGGGCCAAGGCCTTTCCTGGCATGTTGCCCATGGGTATGTATGGCGCCCACATCCCTACTGTGCCCAGTGCGGGCATGCCACACTCCCTGGTGCACAACACACTGCCCATGGGTATGAGCTACCCTCTGGAATCCTCACCTATCTCTTCCCCAGCTCAGCTCCCTCCAAAATATCAGCTTGGATCTACCTCATACTTGCCTGACAAATTGCCCAAAGTGGAGGTGGATAGTTTTCTGGCGGAGCTTCCTGGAAGCCTGTCTCTTTCATCCGCTGAACCCCAGCCCGCCTCACCTCAGCCGGCGGCAGCTGCGGCCCTCCTAGATGAAGCACTGCTCACCAAGAGCCCAGCTAACCTCTCTGAGGCCCTCTGCGCTGCTAATGTGGACTTCTCCCACTTACTGGGCTTTCTTCCACTCAACCTGCCCCCATGTAACCCTCCTGGTGCCACAGGAGGCCTGGTCATGGGCTACTCCCAGGCTGAGGCACAGCCCCTGCTTACCACTTTGCAAGCTCAGCCTCAAGATTCCCCAGGAGCCGGGGGACCACTGAACTTTGGGCCTCTGCACTCCTTGCCTCCTGTCTTCACCTCTGGCCTGAGTAGCACCACCCTGCCTCGTTTCCACCAAGCATTCCAGTAG